One Streptomyces sp. SAI-135 DNA segment encodes these proteins:
- the mgtA gene encoding magnesium-translocating P-type ATPase, which produces MGADAGLFEVLRGVGAGPRGLTEGQAEARLARVGANAVPDALDPSWPRLFVRSLRDPFTAVLLCLGLVSAAVLAWGTASVILLLVVVSCVLRASGEHRADRSTAELRRLVATTVTVQRRADEDAAPVTREIPVEELVPGDVVRLGPGDLVPADVRLLRSAGLAVHQAALTGESAPVEKAAGADPGDRGVLQDPRHCFQGSSVASGSATAVVTATGGGTRFAAAHRRTGKPPATAFERSVQGVSWILIRFALLTPPLVLMANAALRGRGLETLPFAVAVAVGLTPEMLPVLVTTCLARGAGLLARTHGVIVRRLPALHDIGAMDVLCVDKTGTLTQDRPVVHRALDAAGHDDPEVLRWAAAAAWWSLQLADLPAPDALDEALLAGADEDTLTAYDGVTALPFDPARRLATVVVRTPGRLGTQTLITKGAVEAVLRRCALSEEERARLRELADAQAADGLRVLAVAATERPSGDRPREHGLTFRGLVTLRDDLAPTAAEALARLAARGVTVKVLTGDHPGTAVRACRDLGVPVAGVLTADRLDTLTDAELTELAARTTVFARCAPDDKTRITRALQAGGHTVGFLGDGVNDLPALRTADVGIAPREAAGVTRENADLVLAGKDLTAIDHAVAAGRHAGGNIATYLRITLSSNLGNVIAMLSAGLLLPFLPMLPAQVLVQNLCFDAAQLAFAHDRPAPSALRRPSVLDPRELLRFIVGFGALNAVADLATFGVLAFALRGPGDDRALFHSGWFTENLLTQAVVMVLLSVGATGRARRRPGPVTWSAAALAATGLLLPVSPPGAALGLSALPGVYYGLLAAVLALYAVGLLAARTRGSGSQGQAMSKPYRRGSSVTP; this is translated from the coding sequence GTGGGGGCGGACGCCGGGCTTTTCGAGGTCTTGCGGGGGGTCGGGGCCGGGCCGCGGGGGTTGACCGAGGGGCAGGCCGAGGCGCGGCTGGCGCGGGTCGGCGCAAACGCGGTTCCGGATGCCCTGGACCCCTCCTGGCCCCGCCTGTTCGTACGGAGTCTGCGTGACCCCTTCACCGCGGTGCTGCTCTGCCTGGGACTGGTGTCGGCCGCCGTCCTCGCCTGGGGCACCGCCTCCGTGATCCTTCTGCTGGTCGTCGTGAGCTGTGTCCTGCGGGCCTCCGGCGAACACCGGGCCGACCGCTCCACGGCGGAACTGCGCCGCCTGGTGGCGACCACCGTCACGGTCCAGCGCCGGGCCGACGAGGACGCGGCCCCCGTCACCCGTGAGATCCCGGTCGAAGAACTCGTCCCCGGCGATGTCGTACGGCTGGGTCCGGGCGACCTGGTCCCCGCGGACGTACGACTGCTGCGGTCGGCCGGGCTCGCCGTCCACCAGGCCGCCCTCACCGGAGAGTCCGCGCCGGTGGAGAAGGCGGCGGGGGCGGACCCGGGGGACCGGGGTGTCCTCCAGGACCCCCGGCACTGCTTCCAGGGCAGCAGCGTCGCCTCCGGCAGCGCCACCGCCGTGGTCACCGCGACCGGCGGCGGCACCCGGTTCGCCGCGGCGCACCGCCGGACCGGAAAACCCCCGGCGACCGCCTTCGAACGTTCCGTCCAGGGCGTCTCCTGGATCCTGATCCGGTTCGCGCTGCTGACCCCGCCCCTGGTGCTCATGGCCAACGCCGCCCTGCGCGGCCGCGGCCTGGAGACCCTCCCCTTCGCCGTCGCCGTGGCCGTCGGGCTGACCCCGGAGATGCTGCCCGTTCTCGTCACGACCTGCCTCGCCCGCGGCGCCGGACTCCTGGCCCGCACCCACGGCGTCATCGTGCGACGGCTGCCCGCCCTGCACGACATCGGCGCCATGGACGTCCTGTGCGTGGACAAGACCGGCACCCTCACGCAGGACCGCCCGGTGGTCCACCGCGCCCTGGACGCGGCCGGCCACGACGACCCCGAGGTACTGCGCTGGGCGGCGGCCGCCGCCTGGTGGTCGCTCCAGCTCGCCGACCTCCCGGCACCCGACGCCCTGGACGAGGCCCTGCTCGCCGGGGCCGACGAGGACACCCTCACGGCGTACGACGGCGTCACGGCCCTCCCCTTCGACCCGGCCCGCCGTCTGGCCACCGTGGTCGTCCGCACCCCCGGCCGCCTCGGCACCCAGACCCTGATCACCAAGGGGGCCGTGGAGGCCGTACTGCGACGCTGCGCGCTGTCCGAGGAGGAGCGTGCCCGGCTGCGCGAGCTGGCCGACGCGCAGGCCGCGGACGGGCTGCGCGTCCTCGCCGTCGCCGCCACCGAACGCCCCTCCGGCGACCGCCCCCGCGAACACGGCCTCACCTTCCGCGGCCTGGTCACCCTGCGGGACGACCTCGCCCCCACCGCCGCCGAGGCGCTCGCCCGACTCGCCGCACGGGGCGTCACCGTCAAGGTCCTCACCGGCGACCACCCGGGCACCGCGGTCCGCGCCTGCCGCGACCTCGGGGTGCCGGTGGCCGGAGTCCTCACCGCCGACCGCCTCGACACCCTCACCGACGCCGAGCTCACCGAACTCGCCGCCCGTACGACCGTCTTCGCCCGCTGCGCCCCCGACGACAAGACCCGCATCACCCGGGCGCTCCAGGCCGGCGGCCACACGGTGGGCTTCCTCGGCGACGGCGTCAACGACCTGCCCGCCCTGCGCACCGCCGACGTGGGCATCGCCCCGCGCGAGGCGGCCGGGGTGACCAGGGAGAACGCGGACCTCGTCCTCGCCGGGAAGGACCTCACCGCGATCGACCACGCGGTCGCCGCCGGTCGTCACGCGGGCGGCAACATCGCCACGTATCTGCGCATCACGCTCTCCTCCAACCTCGGCAACGTGATCGCGATGCTCTCCGCGGGCCTGCTCCTGCCCTTCCTGCCGATGCTCCCGGCCCAGGTCCTCGTCCAGAACCTGTGCTTCGACGCGGCCCAGCTGGCCTTCGCCCACGACCGTCCCGCCCCGTCCGCCCTGCGCCGGCCGAGCGTCCTCGACCCCCGCGAGCTGCTCCGGTTCATCGTCGGGTTCGGCGCCCTGAACGCCGTGGCCGACCTGGCGACCTTCGGTGTCCTGGCCTTCGCCCTGCGGGGCCCCGGCGACGACCGGGCGCTGTTCCACTCGGGCTGGTTCACGGAGAACCTGCTGACCCAGGCCGTGGTGATGGTGCTGCTGTCCGTGGGCGCGACGGGCCGGGCCCGCCGCCGGCCGGGCCCGGTGACCTGGTCCGCCGCCGCGCTGGCCGCGACCGGACTGCTGCTGCCGGTGTCCCCGCCGGGAGCGGCCCTCGGCCTGAGCGCGCTGCCCGGCGTGTACTACGGACTGCTCGCGGCCGTCCTCGCCCTGTACGCCGTGGGCCTGCTGGCGGCGAGGACGCGGGGGAGCGGCTCTCAGGGGCAGGCGATGTCGAAGCCGTACCGCAGGGGTTCGTCCGTCACCCCGTGA
- a CDS encoding DMT family transporter yields MSNGTRSLRGGVRVAVLALLWGSTFLWIELALRGLSPLQVTFVRCLLGALVLTAACYASGRRLPRGRTVWRHIVVAAFFCNALPFALFSLGQQTVDSGLAGVLNATTPLWSIALGLALGSERGLRPVRLAGLLLGFAGTILILAPWQSAGATGWGALAILGAAASYAVAFTYMGRTLVRRGTPTISLSAAQLVAASGLTAVALPVGGLESIDPGPAVVAAALVLSVFCTAITFHLTYRIINDEGATNAAVVGYLLPVVSVLLGAVVLGEGLSLRVVLGMAVVLAGVGMTRRKDAAATAPAPTGETEAGDRSADPSVDRSADPSTPRRPALKTAG; encoded by the coding sequence GTGAGCAACGGGACACGGAGTCTGCGGGGCGGAGTACGGGTGGCCGTGCTCGCCCTGCTGTGGGGCTCGACCTTCCTCTGGATCGAACTGGCGCTGCGCGGCCTCTCCCCGCTCCAGGTCACGTTCGTCCGCTGTCTTCTCGGCGCGCTCGTCCTCACCGCCGCCTGTTACGCCTCGGGCCGGCGCCTGCCCCGCGGCCGTACCGTCTGGCGGCACATCGTCGTCGCGGCCTTCTTCTGCAACGCGCTGCCCTTCGCCCTGTTCAGCCTCGGCCAGCAGACCGTCGACTCCGGCCTCGCGGGAGTCCTGAACGCCACGACCCCGCTGTGGTCGATCGCCCTCGGCCTGGCCCTGGGCTCCGAACGCGGACTGCGCCCGGTCCGCCTGGCGGGCCTCCTCCTCGGCTTCGCCGGCACGATCCTGATCCTCGCCCCCTGGCAGTCGGCGGGGGCCACCGGCTGGGGAGCCCTCGCCATCCTGGGCGCGGCCGCCAGCTACGCCGTCGCCTTCACCTACATGGGCCGCACCCTGGTGCGCAGGGGCACCCCCACCATCTCGCTCTCCGCCGCCCAGCTCGTCGCCGCGAGCGGCCTGACCGCCGTGGCGCTGCCGGTGGGCGGCCTGGAGTCGATCGACCCCGGCCCGGCGGTCGTGGCGGCGGCCCTGGTCCTCAGCGTCTTCTGCACCGCGATCACCTTCCACCTCACCTACCGGATCATCAACGACGAGGGCGCCACCAACGCCGCCGTGGTCGGCTACCTGCTGCCCGTCGTCTCCGTGCTGCTCGGTGCCGTGGTGCTGGGAGAGGGACTGAGCCTCCGGGTCGTGCTGGGCATGGCCGTGGTCCTGGCGGGTGTCGGAATGACCCGGCGCAAGGACGCGGCGGCCACGGCTCCGGCCCCGACCGGCGAGACGGAGGCGGGGGATCGTTCGGCGGATCCTTCAGTGGATCGTTCGGCGGACCCTTCGACCCCCCGGCGTCCGGCGCTGAAGACGGCCGGATGA
- a CDS encoding LysR family transcriptional regulator: protein MLDVRRLQVLRAVVTSGTVTAAAAHLGYTPSAVSQQVAALEKQAGTALLERVGRGVRPTPAGLLLTEHAALISSAVAQAETALADLRAGRIGTLSVRYFATAGSTLVAPALARLRAEHPGVRVDLELADPEDPFQEVARGRADLAVVVQARGRVGEGFRLVHLLDDPYAAVLPLGHPLADREVVDLHELSGEQWVGSEPPGPCLEPVIDSCAAAGFSPDFVIRSEDYATAQGFVAAGLGVGLMPRLGLRGRHPGVVVRPVRNPEPVRVISAVARETALDQPALRGLLTALREAAATDEPAAD, encoded by the coding sequence ATGCTTGATGTGAGGCGCCTCCAGGTCCTGCGGGCGGTGGTCACCAGTGGGACGGTCACCGCGGCCGCGGCCCACCTCGGGTACACGCCGTCCGCCGTCAGCCAGCAGGTCGCGGCCCTGGAGAAGCAGGCGGGGACCGCTCTGCTCGAACGGGTCGGGCGGGGGGTGCGGCCCACCCCGGCCGGTCTGCTGCTCACCGAGCACGCGGCGCTGATCAGCTCGGCGGTGGCCCAGGCGGAGACCGCCCTCGCCGATCTGCGGGCCGGGCGCATCGGCACCCTGTCGGTCCGCTACTTCGCCACGGCGGGCTCCACGCTGGTGGCCCCGGCCCTGGCCCGGCTCCGCGCGGAACACCCCGGTGTCCGGGTCGACCTCGAACTCGCCGACCCGGAGGACCCGTTCCAGGAAGTGGCCCGTGGCCGGGCCGACCTGGCGGTGGTCGTGCAGGCGCGGGGACGGGTGGGGGAGGGCTTCCGGCTGGTCCACCTGCTCGACGACCCCTACGCCGCCGTCCTGCCGCTGGGGCACCCGCTCGCGGACCGGGAGGTCGTCGACCTGCACGAGCTGTCCGGGGAGCAGTGGGTCGGCAGCGAGCCGCCCGGCCCCTGCCTGGAACCGGTGATCGACTCCTGCGCGGCGGCCGGGTTCAGCCCCGACTTCGTCATCCGCAGCGAGGACTACGCCACCGCGCAGGGCTTCGTCGCGGCCGGTCTCGGCGTCGGGCTGATGCCGAGGCTGGGGCTGCGCGGCCGCCACCCCGGCGTCGTCGTCCGCCCGGTCCGCAACCCCGAACCGGTCCGCGTGATCTCGGCGGTCGCCCGCGAGACCGCCCTCGACCAGCCGGCCCTCCGCGGTCTCCTGACAGCCCTCCGAGAAGCAGCGGCCACCGACGAGCCAGCGGCGGACTGA